Proteins from a single region of Eremothecium gossypii ATCC 10895 chromosome VI, complete sequence:
- the RSE1 gene encoding U2 snRNP complex subunit RSE1 (Syntenic homolog of Saccharomyces cerevisiae YML049C (RSE1)): MNEKEELHLYHVSLQKQRNYVHSCIGHFVDYRHHHIRAQGGSVEGGKKGSKWRKQLQICMATQTQVELYDVEEGRLRRLFTRTVFGTITGLSSVVADGRSVLIVVGDSGKMSVLRFKYEGGRVRLEALFNEPLSRSGVRRLSPQAHVSVDPQGRCVLLSAMERNKVCYLMDVKQGELQVSSPLEANRPNYVTMQTAACDVAFDNPIFASLEIDLADGAKYLFFYMLDLGLNHMAKVADFELGDGSANFIMSVPDLEQYGINTKAGGPDDGDPDAIVPFVLMGFDNYVSLKDLRGRYDINVQIPTRKLSQKTIITAGTVQKLKRDFFMLLQSNHGDLYKVKILPDEKTASPVVTISYFDTIPQAQNLHIFKHGYMFANSEYGNSYLYQFENLDDEEESMLTSVMPGRRLIIEPRTVLKNLLVADKLALVNPILSSQLTERVPLTIATSTLGDVRLFTAGVNFMDIISSPLPAAPLDIWTVATNGSRFHKLLFIALQESTMILKIAAGTVEELELPHNPFVIAQDKTVLIAHMGGQSIIQVTENKMVHIIENRDESYESKLEWFPPAGICILKASSNSTQLILALSNNEVVYFEIGSNESLNELQDRIEVEERITALAIGNGNRSDYMIIASVDSTVKVYSLKVQDQANFLEVVSMQVLVSPASSLQLASSGGSLCLHIGLDSGVYVRSKLDRNTGELFDVRTKYLGTKPVEISLLLDMNPYINEEVDDEGEEEEEQDDEESLGGPHSRLVPCVVLHSGKTWISYELDSSLFIRPLLNDQSLKRVAQFTSNEIQRNGCCSISSAGFLVIGRIGTFRNNDCWFQESSLALPDSEDSVNGNELENDEKDPDALLEEKQKVNSSIGKLIIPDPDDIKLFYYCEYNEVENSCRVSLFKQGISYKHENSTEAFQLIPDCRPSTATIARFGLDMKHLVISTVNGVLKTFVIRITKAANNRRFELLALHDTVAGSTIHAMCPFHDKLLVPLANAVVLYGLGKKQLLKKSISYLPTSITKIVALDQWNGTRVAVGDIHESVTLLHFDERKNQFIPVADDVTKRHVTVVKFVDECTVIGGDRFGNIWLLRLPLEYDRLIKEGVDSYLLTLNTGIPSNIRECVFKWQLLNHFYINDIPMSFHLIASPQMADRASILYAGLQGTIGYLIPLITRREIEFFDLLEQAMRDADHLFYLDQENRLNDTSELNDGADEEGSVIDRRFPSVQKKRKIPEGAYSLVGRDAMMYRSYYNPVRHVTDGDLCEQFLELYPSEKNFLAARVDNRSVQEIERRINDMRTNCM, translated from the coding sequence ATGAACGAGAAAGAAGAATTGCACCTATACCATGTTTCTCTGCAAAAACAACGGAATTATGTGCATTCATGTATAGGGCACTTCGTGGATTATCGACATCACCACATTCGTGCACAGGGCGGGAGTGTCGAGGGCGGGAAGAAAGGCAGCAAGTGGCGCAAGCAGCTGCAGATCTGCATGGCGACGCAGACGCAGGTGGAGCTGTACGATGTGGAGGAGGGCAGGCTGCGTAGGCTGTTCACGCGGACGGTGTTCGGGACGATCACGGGTTTGAGCAGCGTTGTGGCGGACGGGCGGAGCGTGCTGATAGTGGTGGGAGACTCAGGGAAGATGTCCGTTTTGCGGTTCAAGTACGAGGGGGGGCGCGTGCGGCTTGAGGCGCTGTTCAATGAGCCGCTGAGCCGGTCGGGCGTGCGCCGGCTGTCGCCGCAGGCGCACGTCTCAGTGGACCCGCAGGGCCGGTGCGTGCTGCTGTCGGCGATGGAGCGCAACAAGGTGTGCTACCTGATGGACGTGAAGCAGGGAGAGCTGCAGGTGTCGTCGCCGTTGGAAGCGAACAGGCCTAATTACGTCACGATGCAGACGGCGGCCTGCGACGTGGCGTTTGACAATCCTATATTTGCATCTCTGGAGATCGACTTAGCGGACGGCGCGAAGTACTTATTCTTCTACATGCTTGACCTGGGGCTGAATCACATGGCCAAAGTTGCGGACTTCGAACTTGGCGACGGCAGCGCCAACTTTATCATGAGCGTGCCGGACCTGGAGCAGTACGGTATAAATACGAAGGCGGGCGGTCCTGATGATGGCGACCCCGATGCAATTGTTCCTTTTGTCCTGATGGGCTTTGATAATTACGTTTCCTTAAAAGACTTAAGAGGCAGGTACGATATAAATGTCCAGATTCCCACTCGCAAGCTGAGCCAAAAAACAATAATAACCGCAGGAACTGTGCAGAAGCTCAAAAGAGATTTCTTCATGCTGTTGCAATCGAATCACGGGGATTTATATAAGGTAAAGATATTGCCTGATGAGAAGACTGCGTCGCCCGTCGTGACGATCTCGTACTTTGACACCATTCCACAGGCCCAGAATCTCCACATTTTCAAGCACGGGTATATGTTTGCTAATTCTGAATATGGAAACTCTTATCTATACCAATTCGAAAACCTAGATGATGAAGAAGAATCAATGCTGACTTCGGTCATGCCAGGCCGCAGGCTGATTATAGAACCTCGAACTGTCTTGAAGAATTTATTGGTCGCAGACAAACTCGCACTAGTAAATCCCATTCTTTCTTCCCAACTGACAGAGAGAGTGCCACTTACTATCGCCACGAGCACGCTCGGCGACGTGCGACTTTTCACGGCCGGTGTTAATTTTATGGACATAATATCCTCCCCACTGCCAGCAGCGCCACTTGACATATGGACTGTAGCAACAAACGGTTCCCGGTTCCATAAATTGCTTTTCATAGCACTTCAGGAGTCGACTATGATACTGAAGATAGCAGCGGGAACGGTAGAAGAGCTAGAGTTGCCGCATAACCCGTTTGTTATCGCGCAGGATAAGACAGTTCTGATCGCACACATGGGCGGGCAATCGATCATACAGGTGACCGAAAATAAGATGGTGCACATCATCGAGAATCGTGATGAAAGTTATGAATCCAAGCTGGAATGGTTCCCTCCTGCGGGTATTTGTATCCTGAAGGCATCCTCCAATAGCACGCAACTGATACTTGCACTATCCAACAACGAAGTTGTGTACTTTGAGATAGGATCTAACGAAAGCCTGAACGAGCTGCAGGATCGGATTGAAGTCGAAGAGCGGATCACTGCTCTTGCGATTGGCAACGGGAATAGATCTGACTATATGATCATTGCGTCTGTTGATTCAACTGTTAAAGTCTACAGTTTGAAAGTACAGGATCAGGCAAACTTTCTAGAAGTGGTATCAATGCAAGTTTTGGTTTCACCTGCTTCGTCGCTACAACTTGCTTCATCCGGTGGATCGCTCTGCTTACATATAGGCCTAGACTCTGGCGTATATGTTCGGTCAAAATTAGACAGGAACACTGGCGAACTCTTTGATGTGAGAACGAAGTACTTGGGCACCAAACCGGTTGAAATATCGCTATTACTGGATATGAATCCTTATATCAATGAGGAGGTGGATGATGAGGGagaagaggaagaagaacagGATGATGAAGAGAGTCTGGGGGGACCACATTCTCGCCTTGTCCCGTGCGTTGTTCTACACTCAGGAAAAACCTGGATTAGTTATGAACTGGATTCCTCCCTGTTTATTCGGCCGTTACTTAACGACCAGAGTTTGAAGAGAGTTGCTCAATTTACCTCAAACGAAATTCAACGCAATGGATGCTGCTCTATTAGTTCAGCGGGGTTTCTGGTCATCGGCAGAATTGGCACGTTTCGCAATAATGATTGTTGGTTCCAAGAGAGCAGCCTAGCACTTCCAGATTCGGAGGATAGCGTTAATGGGAATGAACTCGAAAACGACGAAAAGGACCCGGATGCTTTACTAGAAGAGAAGCAGAAGGTAAATTCCAGTATAGGGAAACTCATCATCCCAGATCCTGATGATATAAAACTATTCTACTATTGTGAATATAATGAAGTTGAGAACTCATGCAGGGTAAGCTTGTTTAAACAAGGTATCAGTTACAAGCATGAAAATTCCACAGAGGCGTTTCAACTGATACCGGACTGCCGTCCAAGTACCGCCACTATTGCGCGATTTGGCCTTGATATGAAGCATTTAGTTATATCGACAGTGAACGGCGTGTTGAAGACATTTGTGATACGCATAACCAAAGCTGCTAACAACCGGAGGTTTGAACTGTTAGCATTGCATGATACCGTAGCGGGCTCCACCATTCATGCGATGTGTCCGTTCCACGATAAGCTGTTAGTCCCATTGGCGAATGCTGTAGTATTGTATGGCTTGGGGAAGAAACAATTACTGAAGAAGTCAATCAGCTACCTCCCGACATCAATAACCAAAATAGTCGCATTAGACCAGTGGAATGGAACAAGAGTTGCCGTGGGAGATATCCATGAATCGGTTACACTGCTTCACTTTGATGAGAGGAAAAACCAGTTTATTCCTGTTGCCGATGATGTGACAAAAAGACATGTAACTGTAGTTAAATTTGTGGATGAGTGCACTGTTATTGGAGGAGATAGATTTGGGAATATATGGTTACTACGTTTACCTTTGGAATATGACCGGCTAATAAAAGAGGGCGTGGATAGCTATCTATTGACCTTAAATACTGGTATCCCCAGTAATATCCGAGAATGCGTTTTCAAATGGCAGCTACTAAACCACTTCTATATCAATGATATTCCAATGTCATTTCACTTGATTGCGTCACCACAGATGGCCGATAGGGCCAGTATATTGTATGCTGGCCTACAAGGCACCATTGGATACCTGATTCCCCTGATTACCAGACGAGAAATCGAGTTTTTTGATTTGTTAGAGCAAGCAATGAGAGATGCTGACCATCTGTTTTACCTTGACCAGGAAAACCGCCTGAACGATACTAGTGAGCTGAATGACGGAGCTGACGAAGAAGGCTCAGTAATTGATAGAAGGTTTCCCTCTGTCCAAAAGAAACGGAAGATACCGGAAGGCGCTTATTCTCTAGTGGGGAGGGATGCCATGATGTACCGCAGCTACTATAATCCTGTAAGGCATGTGACAGACGGCGATCTATGCGAGCAGTTCTTAGAACTGTACCCTAGCGAAAAGAACTTCTTGGCCGCTCGCGTTGACAACCGTTCTGTGCAGGAGATAGAAAGGCGTATTAACGATATGCGCACCAACTGTATGTAA
- the AIM32 gene encoding Aim32p (Syntenic homolog of Saccharomyces cerevisiae YML050W (AIM32)) translates to MGVAKYTKWGLQLRRAFHGGFKLVDIEAREPVKCACESEVASYNGALPPDCRLDTSIPLPSKPPAYSKHVLLVSPRADAWVADWQSKLELNPHWPYNAVSTFKRALRTAYRGDGILVNAVCFQGSTLLPKLRHGHAQFLVLPEFQVYDVYQDSIEEFAYFIGGGKGKEAPSRLGFLDYAEGSGNQAARREQGPGCAAAGPIFQGQPFNRNLLLVCGHLQRDARCGLIAPELVDALKGEPYLAETEIGIVSHIGGHKLAGNLIYYSRADPSHVDKPLVDALWFGKVLPAMIPTLVDALSQKKIVSANYRGGISF, encoded by the coding sequence ATGGGAGTCGCGAAGTATACCAAGTGGGGTCTTCAGCTTCGAAGAGCATTCCACGGGGGGTTCAAACTTGTGGATATAGAAGCTAGAGAGCCAGTCAAATGCGCATGCGAGAGTGAAGTGGCCAGTTACAACGGCGCTCTGCCTCCCGACTGTCGCCTGGACACATCCATCCCGCTTCCAAGTAAGCCACCTGCATACAGTAAGCATGTATTGTTGGTCTCTCCTCGTGCCGACGCATGGGTGGCCGATTGGCAGTCCAAGCTCGAACTGAACCCGCACTGGCCCTACAATGCTGTCAGTACTTTTAAGCGTGCTCTAAGAACAGCCTACCGCGGGGACGGTATTCTGGTCAATGCGGTCTGTTTTCAGGGGAGCACACTTCTCCCGAAACTGCGGCATGGCCATGCCCAGTTTCTGGTTTTGCCAGAGTTCCAAGTCTACGACGTCTACCAAGACTCTATTGAGGAGTTTGCATACTTCATAGGCGGGGGTAAGGGTAAGGAGGCTCCTTCCCGGTTAGGATTCCTCGATTATGCTGAAGGCTCGGGTAACCAGGCTGCCCGTAGGGAGCAGGGTCCCGgatgcgctgctgctggaccCATCTTTCAAGGGCAGCCGTTCAATAGAAACTTACTTCTGGTATGTGGCCACCTTCAGCGCGATGCCAGGTGCGGCCTAATTGCCCCTGAGCTGGTAGACGCCCTAAAAGGAGAGCCGTACCTTGCCGAAACCGAGATTGGCATAGTATCGCACATCGGCGGCCACAAACTTGCTGGAAATCTCATATACTACAGTCGGGCGGATCCAAGCCATGTAGATaagcctctagttgatgCGCTGTGGTTTGGAAAAGTGCTTCCGGCCATGATACCAACGTTAGTGGATGCACTTTCTCAAAAGAAGATCGTCAGTGCGAATTACAGAGGCGGGATATCATTCTAA
- the HIT1 gene encoding Hit1p (Syntenic homolog of Saccharomyces cerevisiae YJR055W (HIT1)) — translation MKCEICRESASRYKCPKCGVQYCSLACYKNEEKHVHEEQAITATEQPPATSAPPADAPKLASPHLDRLFQSSDRLRELLRHNTVKYHLHRVYRILTVGNGVTGTDDVQMSTEMKEQLAVDYLNTLRYGGIHHNEAIEEFCQIFLEQLEQQRDA, via the coding sequence ATGAAGTGCGAGATTTGCCGGGAGAGTGCCTCACGGTACAAGTGCCCCAAATGTGGTGTACAGTACTGTTCCTTGGCCTGCTACAAGAATGAAGAAAAGCATGTGCATGAAGAGCAGGCGATAACGGCGACCGAGCAACCGCCCGCGACTTCAGCGCCGCCTGCCGACGCTCCAAAGCTGGCATCACCCCACCTGGACCGGCTATTCCAGAGTAGTGACCGACTACGAGAGCTACTGCGGCATAACACAGTGAAGTATCACCTGCATCGCGTGTACAGGATCCTGACCGTTGGAAACGGCGTCACCGGGACGGATGATGTGCAGATGAGCACAGAAATgaaggagcagctggcggtggACTATCTGAACACCCTGCGCTACGGGGGCATACACCATAACGAGGCCATCGAGGAGTTTTGCCAGATATTTttggagcagctggaacaGCAGAGGGATGCATAG
- the TCA17 gene encoding Tca17p (Syntenic homolog of Saccharomyces cerevisiae YEL048C (TCA17)): MAGECSLSPSFISLINANGEPIMVYLPETSIENELKYNMLSNLSLDCFKSELYDWTTVPGVPLQHGKFLFDLEGCKVYGQLVPQTGWKYVIGVTENVSQEAIDNCFQLVRRLVVKCKCNPFVSSQKELVEQLEKAFIREFT, encoded by the coding sequence ATGGCAGGCGAATGCTCCTTGTCCCCAAGCTTTATCTCGCTGATTAACGCCAATGGGGAACCCATCATGGTCTACCTTCCCGAGACCAGCATTGAAAACGAGCTGAAGTACAACATGCTATCTAACCTCTCTCTGGATTGCTTCAAAAGCGAGCTATACGATTGGACGACGGTGCCTGGTGTACCGCTGCAGCATGGAAAGTTCTTGTTTGACCTGGAAGGCTGCAAAGTCTACGGGCAGCTAGTGCCGCAGACTGGCTGGAAGTACGTCATCGGCGTAACGGAAAACGTGTCGCAGGAGGCCATTGACAACTGCTTTCAGCTTGTGAGGCGTCTGGTAGTGAAGTGCAAATGCAATCCATTTGTGAGCAGCCAAAAAgagctggtggagcagcTAGAAAAAGCGTTTATCAGGGAGTTTACATAA
- a CDS encoding lipase ROG1 family protein (NOHBY641; No homolog in Saccharomyces cerevisiae; Syntenic homolog of Kluyveromyces lactis KLLA0F16709g): MPEIHLVFLVHGLWGNVTHMEYLGRAVSQLQERSPETLVVYAAKMNQGYRTYDGIDICGYRVAKEIQEQVATLNCPETGTVVTKFSIVGYSMGGLISRYAVGLLYSNQFFKKQDIKLINFTTFCSPHVGVLAPGKNLAVRVFNFVCSLILGNSGRQMFLKDRIKAANGMPLIVLMSVGDSIFYKALEQFQHRSLYANIVNDKRTAWWTSGISMNDPFFDVTVTNGVERFHYIHPYEPIVIDTSQPITITSIEELTDDEDPNLHEPGDQADPHEFYFINYWAAKLYRWLVVLINLVVIAPLWILWFIIASVVQTMNSTFRVTRFVHQYSHQLIQEYFDVSAPLTPCSTRLIASAEEKIYSTIASPVEYEHQLEQSLNDHTDTLIESVFDAIERKNTLTATVQGTPVGHPGSLTIYIDELATKNVEDIATDTEEQRELLRNCYLDMDWRQRRIISNLNGLSWKKFPIYIRGTPSTHACAIVRHKDPHFKEGESVVKHWSNEIFAFN, encoded by the coding sequence ATGCCTGAAATACATCTCGTATTTCTTGTTCATGGCCTCTGGGGCAACGTGACCCACATGGAGTACCTCGGCAGAGCGGTCTCGCAACTCCAGGAGCGGTCTCCCGAGACGCTTGTGGTGTATGCAGCCAAAATGAACCAGGGATACCGGACATATGACGGTATCGATATATGCGGATACAGAGTCGCTAAGGAGATTCAGGAGCAGGTTGCCACCCTCAACTGTCCCGAGACTGGGACAGTGGTAACCAAGTTCTCGATCGTCGGCTACTCGATGGGGGGGTTGATTAGCAGGTACGCTGTGGGCCTACTCTACAGCAACCAATTCTTCAAAAAGCAAGACATAAAGTTGATCAACTTCACCACCTTCTGTTCTCCGCACGTAGGCGTTCTTGCGCCAGGGAAGAATCTAGCCGTGCGGGTGTTCAACTTTGTATGCTCGCTCATACTAGGGAACAGCGGCAGGCAGATGTTCTTGAAGGACCGCATAAAGGCGGCAAACGGCATGCCGCTTATCGTCTTAATGAGCGTGGGTGACTCTATTTTCTACAAAGCTCTCGAACAATTTCAACATCGTTCGTTGTACGCCAATATTGTCAACGACAAACGTACGGCATGGTGGACCTCCGGCATTTCAATGAACGATCCCTTTTTTGACGTGACTGTGACAAACGGCGTGGAAAGGTTCCATTATATCCATCCATATGAGCCCATTGTGATCGATACGTCTCAGCCAATCACAATAACAAGCATCGAAGAGCTGACAGACGATGAGGATCCAAATTTACACGAACCCGGCGACCAGGCAGATCCTCATGAGTTCTATTTCATAAACTACTGGGCCGCGAAGTTGTACCGGTGGTTGGTTGTCCTCATAAATCTAGTAGTTATTGCACCACTATGGATATTATGGTTTATCATTGCAAGCGTTGTGCAGACGATGAATTCAACGTTTAGGGTTACGAGGTTCGTGCACCAGTACTCACATCAGCTCATCCAGGAGTACTTCGACGTGAGTGCTCCGCTAACTCCATGCAGCACACGCTTAATTGCCAGTGCAGAGGAGAAGATATACTCAACAATCGCATCGCCAGTAGAATATGAGCATCAGTTGGAGCAAAGCTTAAACGATCATACTGATACCTTGATAGAGAGCGTCTTCGATGCGATTGAGCGAAAAAACACGTTGACAGCGACGGTTCAAGGCACACCTGTGGGCCATCCTGGGAGTCTAACCATATATATAGATGAGTTGGCGACGAAAAACGTAGAAGACATAGCCACGGACACCGAAGAGCAGCGCGAATTGCTTCGCAACTGCTATCTTGATATGGATTGGAGGCAGAGAAGGATTATTAGCAACCTAAATGGTCTCTCCTGGAAGAAATTCCCAATATATATCCGCGGCACGCCAAGCACACACGCCTGCGCTATTGTCCGCCACAAGGATCCTCATTTTAAAGAAGGCGAGTCTGTGGTAAAACACTGGTCCAACGAAATATTTGCATTCAATTGA
- the THI80 gene encoding thiamine diphosphokinase (Syntenic homolog of Saccharomyces cerevisiae YOR143C (THI80)): protein MQAIFDLFNQVPRATWSLASSLRDSGAKEARVVENPDSVDFDANQFDIRHRIDLRGVLYPQERSALLILNQELRLSREFLQALWDSSGICVCADGGANRLHDFFIDERERAQHLPAYIVGDLDSLRDDVRAFYEGHGVVVLEQSTQYASDLMKSVQVSSLHFNHEPFRACARKGRVDTHNGVGEMIAARQAAGWTPEPLRLLVLNAIDGRFDLTVHSVAQMYTLREQHPYLTLFYITPTDLLFLVPADGTCVSYTSDMRAAMFGCCGLLPLGGSCTLRRTYGLKWDVCAWDTSIAAGRVSSSNYLVGDTGCYVDADRDILMSIELRWNGVDRWYTAAQLSNHSSHEC, encoded by the coding sequence ATGCAAGCAATCTTTGACCTGTTCAATCAGGTGCCTCGTGCTACATGGTCGCTGGCGTCATCTCTGAGAGATTCGGGTGCAAAAGAGGCTCGGGTTGTGGAGAATCCCGACAGCGTAGACTTCGATGCTAACCAATTCGACATACGGCATCGCATAGATCTCCGAGGTGTCCTGTATCCGCAGGAACGAAGCGCGCTACTGATCCTAAATCAGGAACTTAGACTAAGCCGCGAGTTCTTGCAGGCATTATGGGACAGCAGCGGGATATGCGTCTGCGCAGATGGCGGAGCGAACCGGCTTCACGACTTCTTCATCGACGAGCGggagcgcgcgcagcacTTGCCCGCTTACATTGTGGGTGATTTGGACTCGCTGCGCGACGACGTGCGTGCGTTCTACGAGGGGCACGGTGTGGTGGTACTCGAGCAGTCAACGCAGTATGCGAGCGATTTGATGAAGAGCGTGCAGGTCAGCTCCCTACACTTCAATCACGAGCCCTTCCGAGCGTGCGCGCGCAAAGGCCGCGTGGATACCCACAATGGAGTGGGCGAGATGATTGCTGCTCGACAGGCTGCCGGTTGGACACCCGAACCGCTCCGTCTGCTGGTTTTGAATGCCATCGACGGTCGGTTCGACCTGACAGTGCATTCTGTCGCGCAGATGTACACACTGCGTGAGCAGCATCCCTACCTGACGCTCTTCTACATCACACCCACGGACCTACTCTTTCTCGTGCCGGCAGATGGTACCTGTGTGTCGTACACATCCGATATGAGAGCCGCGATGTTTGGATGCTGCGGGTTGCTACCGCTAGGGGGCTCGTGCACATTACGGCGCACGTATGGCCTCAAGTGGGACGTGTGCGCGTGGGACACCAGCATTGCTGCGGGGAGGGTGAGCTCCAGCAACTACCTCGTGGGGGACACCGGCTGCTATGTTGACGCTGACAGAGACATACTAATGAGCATTGAGCTGCGATGGAATGGGGTGGACAGATGGTACACCGCCGCGCAGCTTTCCAACCATTCATCCCACGAATGCTAA
- the SPT3 gene encoding transcriptional regulator SPT3 (Syntenic homolog of Saccharomyces cerevisiae YDR392W (SPT3)) gives MDSYKYRVEIQQMMFVSGENNDPPVETTSLIEDIVRGQVIEILLQASKTAFARNSKSILPEDVIFLIRHDKAKVNRLRTYLSWKDLRKNAKDQDAQAQAAGASGTAAGAGPAGPAEEDEKKEKDAGAMMKVKKSSMKLPWELQFMFNEQPLEHNEDDDLDEDEREANMATLKRLKMADDRTRDMTKEEYVHWSDCRQASFTFRKGKRFKDWSGISQLVDGKPHDDVVDILGFLTFEIVCSLTEAALKIKKREEMLKSEKDKNLQPALDGMTIDTRKRKKRLFDGPDNLVNPLKPKHIEEAWRVLQAVDNKHRALSNFKGGRLYSRLVIM, from the coding sequence ATGGATAGCTACAAATATAGGGTTGAGATACAGCAGATGATGTTCGTCTCCGGGGAGAACAACGATCCTCCCGTGGAGACGACATCGCTAATAGAGGATATCGTCAGGGGCCAAGTGATTGAAATCCTCCTGCAGGCGAGCAAAACTGCATTTGCTCGCAACAGCAAGAGCATCCTACCTGAGGATGTGATTTTTTTGATCAGACACGACAAAGCAAAGGTGAACCGTTTGCGGACGTATTTGTCATGGAAAGACCTGCGGAAGAATGCCAAGGACCAGGATGCCCAGGCGCAGGCAGCGGGTGCCAGCGGCACGGCGGCAGGTGCGGGGCCAGCAGGCCCTGCGGAAGAAGAtgagaagaaggagaaggatGCGGGAGCGATGATGAAGGTCAAGAAGTCATCCATGAAGCTTCCGTGGGAATTGCAGTTCATGTTTAATGAGCAGCCATTGGAGCACAACGAAGACGACGATctcgacgaggacgagcgGGAAGCGAACATGGCCACACTTAAGCGCCTAAAGATGGCGGACGACCGGACACGTGATATGACTAAGGAGGAGTATGTGCACTGGTCCGACTGCCGGCAAGCCAGTTTCACGTTCAGAAAGGGCAAGAGGTTCAAGGACTGGTCCGGGATCTCCCAGTTGGTGGACGGCAAGCCGCACGATGATGTGGTGGATATTCTAGGGTTCCTCACTTTTGAGATCGTGTGTTCTCTCACGGAGGCGGCCCTGAAGATCAAGAAACGCGAGGAGATGCTCAAAAGCGAAAAGGACAAAAATCTCCAACCGGCGCTGGATGGCATGACTATCGACACTCGGAAACGCAAGAAGAGGTTGTTTGATGGCCCAGACAACTTGGTCAATCCTTTAAAACCAAAGCATATTGAAGAGGCATGGCGTGTGCTACAGGCGGTCGACAATAAGCATCGTGCGCTGTCCAACTTCAAAGGCGGCAGGCTTTATTCCCGTTTGGTTATTATGTGA